In Bogoriella caseilytica, the genomic window GCGGCCTCGGCCGGAAGTTCCGTCCGCACATCCGCGACCCGCAGATCCACCCGATCGTGCAGGCCGCGAGCACGCGCCAGCGTCCGCCCGTGCGCGATCGCACCCTCATCGAGGTCAAGCCCGAGACCGCGCGCAGCCGGGTCCGCTTCGAGCGTGCGCAGTAGCAGCTCACCCCACCCGCAACCCGCATCGACCACCGAGTAGCTCCGTTCGTCAGCAGCGGAGAGGTGATCACCCGAGGCGAGAAAAGCGGACAGGACGTCGGCCCGCCGCTCGGAGAGCGGAGCCATGAACGTGAGGTCTTCATGCGGTGGTGCGAGCTGGATTCCCATGCCATGGACTGTCTCCACCGCAAGGCACACGGTCAACGTATTTCTTCGGCCGAGCGCATCAGAGTTCTGGGCAGGCTGCCGCCATCCATCGCATACCGCCCCGCTGACGTCGCACACCACCCGGCGTTTCATGCATGATGCACCTATGACTGATCGCTCTACGCCTCGCCAACTGGCCGACGCCTACGTTCATGAACTCGCCGCACTCGATCCTTCGGTGGCCACCGGTCTCGGCCTGAACCCCGCCGATGACCGCATGCCGGACTTCTCCCCCGCCGGCCACGAAGCGCGCAACGAGCTCGCCCGCACGGTGCTCCAGGAGCTGGACGAGCTCGAAGCCGCCTCGGGCGAGTTCGACGCCCTGGAACAGCGCTGCGCCACCTTGCTGCGCGACCGCCTGGGCGTCCAGCTCGAGGCCGCCGACGCCGGCGAGCACCTGCGCCCGCTGCGCAACATCGCCTCCCCCATCCACGGCGCTCGCTCGATCTTCCTGATGATGCCCGCGGCCACCGCCGAGGACTGGGGCGTCATCGCCCGCCGCATGGCGCAGTTTCCGCAGGCATACGCCTCCCTGACCGAGGCCCTTGAAGAAGGCCGCCGTCGCGGGCTGCTCTCCGCCCCGCTGCAGGTGGAGACGGTGGCCGGACAGATCGGCGAGTGGATCGGTTCGGGTGAAGCGGGCGCCACCTCCTGGTTCCACGACTTCGTCACCCGGGGCGCCGAGATCGCCCCAGAGCTCCGCGAGGACCTGCACGCCGCCGCCGACGCCGCGGCCGCAGCCGTGGCCGGGATGCAGACCTACCTGCGCGAGACCTACCTTCCCGCCGCGCACGGCACCCCCGACGCGGTGGGCCGCGAGCGCTACCTGCTCGGCGCACGCCGCGTGATGGGCTCAGCGATCGACCCCGAGGAGGTCTACGCCTGGGGCTGGGCCGAATACCAGCGCCTGAACGCCGAGATGCAGCAGCTGGCCGAGAAGATCCGGCCGGGCTCCACCCCCGTGGAGGTCATGCGCTGGCTGGACGAGAACGGCCGCAGCGTCGAGGGCGAGCAGGAGGTGCAGCGCTGGCTGCAGGACATGATGGACGGCGCCATCGAGGAACTCGACGGCACCCACTTCGACATCGCCGAGCCGATCAAGCAGGTCGAGGCGATGATCGCCCCGGCCGGCTCGGCCGCTGCGCCGTACTACACCCGCCCCTCGGTCGACTTCTCCCGGCCGGGCCGCACCTGGCTCCCCACGCTGGGCCGCACCAGCTTCCCCGTCTACGACCTGGTCTCCACCTGGTACCACGAGGGCGTCCCGGGCCATCACCTGCAGCTCGCGCAGTGGGCCTACGTGGCGCCGCAGCTCTCGATCTACCAGACCACCCTGGGTTCCTCCTCCGGCGCCACTGAGGGCTGGGCGCTGTACGCCGAGCGCCTCATGGACGAGCTCGGCTACCTCGACGACGAAGAACGCATGGGCTACCTCGACGCCCAGATGATGCGCGCCGTGCGCGTGGTGATCGACATCGGCATGCACCTGCAGTTCGAGATCCCGGACGATTCACCGCTTGCTCCCGGTCAGCAGTGGACGCCGCAACTGGCCGGTGACTTCTTCAAGGCGCACTCCGGCCGCCCGCACGACTTCATCGACTCCGAGATCGTGCGCTACCTCGGCTGGCCGGGGCAGGCCATCAGTTACAAGCTCGGTGAACGCTCCTGGCTGGCCGGGCGCGAAGCCGCCCGCCAGGCTCACGCCGCGCGCGGCGAGGAGCTCGACCTGAAGTCCTGGCACATGGCGGCGTTGTCCCTGGGCGCCCTCGGCCTGGACGACCTCGAGCGGGAGCTCGCCCAGCTGTAGGTCGCTACCGTCACGCTGACTGCCGCCTGGTGGAGCCGATGCCTCGCGCGCGTGCGTCATCGAATGACATAGGCGGCAGTCAGCGCAATCGGGCCCGTGAGCGTGACCCGTCGATGGGACGCCGGATGGTTCCGGCTCACACCTTGCGGCATACGAAGATCGCGGTACCAGGCAGGATTCGGCCCCGCTCGGGACCCCAGCCGCCCCACACCTGCACGTTGCCCTGCGGCCACTCCGGTTCCACCAGATCCTCGATCACGAAGCCTGAACCGGTCACCTCACGCACATGGTCCCCGAGCGTGCGGTGGAACTCGGCGTAGAGGGGCTCGCCGGCCTCATCACGTTCCACATAGGGCGTGCGGTCGAAATAAGCGCGGATCGCAGTCAGGCCACGCGAGGTCGGATCATCGGGGAAGGCCCAGCGAATCGGGTGGGTGACCGCGAAGACCCACCGACCGCCTGGGCGCAGCACCCGGGCCACCTCGGCGTGAACGGTGGCCGCGTCGGGCACGAAGGGGATGGCGCCGAAGGCCGTGAAGGCGTGATCGAAGCTTGCGTCGTCAAGCGGGAGGTCGCGCGCATCGGCGCAGACTGTCGGAACGCTGATGCCCGTCGCGGCGTCGAGCTCGGCCGATCGCTCCAGCATCCCCGGCGAGATATCCGTGGCCAGCACGGTCGCGCCCTGCTGGGCAAGCCAGCGGGAGCACTGCGCGGCGCCGGCGCCCACTTCGAGCACCTCTTCGCCGCGCAGCTCCGCCGCCGGTCCCAGCAGCCGGGCCTCGGATTCACGCAGCCCCTCGGGGCACCAGCAGAAGTCGGCCGCGCCCAGGAAGTCACCATGCTCGACGAGATACTCCGCGCTCGTCTCGGTCCACCAGCGCCCAGTCGCCGCCACCGCAGCATCGCCGTCGACCGACTCGTATCCTGCGACAGCCAGTTCTCGCGATCGGGTCTGGCTCGACACTTCGTCCATCCGCTGCTCTCCCATCTTCCGATTGTGGTCAGCTTGCGCCGCAATCGGTGCCAGAATCAGCCGTCAAAGCGGCGCAAAGTGACCACAACCGCACAAGACGAGTGCTGAGGCGGCGGCGCCTGTCCCGGGCTCGGCGGTCCCAAGCTCGGCGGCGCCGGGCTGGCGCGGGCTGCGGAGCCTAGCGCGCGTCGGCTGCGGCGCGGCGGCGATGGCCGTGGTCGACGTCCTGCCCCGCGGCCTTGAGGTCGGAACGCAGGTTCTTCGGCAAGGAGAACCCGATGTCCTCGGTAGCGGTGCGCACCTCGTCCAGGCCGGTGTAGCCCAGCGACTGCAAGTGCTCGACCACGTTGCGCACCAGCAGCTCGGGCACCGAGGCCCCGGAGGTGACGCCCACGGTGGTGGCGTCATCGAACCAGGAGTTGTCGATCTCACCGGCGGTGTCCACGCGGTAGGAGGCGCGCGCACCGGCCTCCAGTGCCACCTCCACCAGGCGCACCGAGTTCGAGGAGTTCGCTGATCCCACCACCACAACCACGTCGCACTCGGGCGCCATCTGCTTCACGGCCACCTGGCGGTTCTGCGTCGCGTAGCAGATGTCGTCGCTCGGGGGGTCCTGCAAGTGCGGGAACCGTTCGCGCAGCAGGCGCACGGTCTGCATCGTCTCGTCCACCGAGAGCGTGGTCTGGGAGAGCCAGATGACCCGCTCGGGGTCGCGCACCTGCACCTGGTCCACCTCGTGCGGGCCGTTGACCACCTGGATGTGGTCGGGCGCCTCGCCGTAGGTGCCCTCGACCTCTTCGTGGTCGTCGTGCCCGATGAGCAGGATGTCGTAATCCTCGCGGGCGAAGCGCACCGCTTCCTTGTGCACTTTGGTCACCAGCGGGCAGGTGGCGTCGATGGCGCTGAGATTGCGGGCCGCGGCCTGGGCATGCACCGCCGGGGAGACGCCGTGCGCGGAGAAGACCACGCGAGCACCCTCGGGCACCTCGTCGGCCTCGTTGACGAAGATCGCGCCCCGTTCGGTCAACGTCTCGACCACGAGCTTGTTGTGCACGATCTCCTTGCGCACGTAGATCGGCGCGCCGTAGAGCTCGAGCGCCTTCTCCACGGCATCCACTGCGCGGTCGACGCCGGCGCAGTATCCGCGCGGGGCGGCGAGCAGGATCCGTTTGCCGTCCTGCGCCGGCACTGATTGCAAGGCGGCAGGGAAGGCTCCGGCGCCCGCGAGAGAGACGGGACCGTCGGAGTCACGAACGGGGATCTGCGTCCCCAGCGCCTGGGTACTCATCGACTCCAGCCTACGTGGGACATGCCGGTCGCGGGAGGCAGTGTGAGGGCTCGCGCACCACCACACGCCCATCGGGCACGTGCACGGCACCGCAACGGGCCCATCGGGCACGTCTGTGGCTCCATAGCCGCCTGTCGGTACCCCGTGGGACGATGTGCCCCATGCGTAACCTCCTCGAGCCAGACCCCACCCTTCTGCCCGCCGAGCTCGACACGCCGAGCCGTCAGGCCCTCGAGGCCGGTGCTGATCCGCGTGAGGTCGCCGCGGCCCAGCCAGCGGCCTCCCTGCCCTGGGCGCATCTGGCGCGGCAGTCCCTCGACGCCGGCGATCCGGTGGCGGCCTATGCTTTTGCGCGCACGGGCTATCACCGCGGCCTGGACGCGCTACGCAAGTCCGGTTGGCGCGGCACTGGCCCCGTCCCGGCCTCTCACCTGCCCAATCAGGGGGTTCTCCTGGCCATCCACGCCCTCGGTGAGGCGGCGGGCGCCATCGGTGAGGAACCGGAACAAGAACGCTGCGCCACGCTGCTGAACGACTGCGACCCCAGCGCCCGCGAGGTCATGGGACTGGCATGAACGCTCAGGCCCACGCATGAGTGCCCAGCCACCGGGCCAGGCTCCGCGCACCGCTCCGGCGACCACGGGCGCGCAGCTTCCCACGCTCGCCCGAGAGACCACTGCGGAGAATCCGTGGCCGGTCCGTGAGCTCTCCCCCAAGATCCAGGGCTACATCGCCAAGATGGATCCGGTCTGGGTGGAGGGGCAGGTCATCCAGTTCAAGGAAGTGGCCCGGATCGGTCTGGCTTTCTTGACGCTGCGCGATGTCGAGGCGGAGATGTCGCTGCCGGTCACCGTGCGCACCACGTACTTGAGGTCTGCCGGCCTGGAGCCGAAGCCGGGCGACCGGGTGGTACTGCACGCCAAGCCGGGCTTCTGGCCCAAATCCGGGTCCTTCCAACTCGACGCGCGGGAGATCCGGGCGGTGGGCATCGGCGAGCTGCTCGCGCGCATCGAGCATCTCAAGGGCATCCTGCGGTCCGAAGGGCTCTTCGACGAGCAACGCAAGAAGCCATTGCCCTTCGTGCCGCAGCTGGTCGGTCTGGTCACCGGCCAAGGCGGCGACGCCGAGCACGACGTTGTCAACAACGCACGGCGCCGCTGGCCCGGGGTACGTTTCGCCATCCGGCACGCTGCCGTGCAAGGCGCTGGTGCGGCCGCAGCGGTCACCGCAGCGCTCCAGGAGCTGGACGCCGACCCCGAGGTGGATGTGATCGTCATCGCCCGCGGCGGCGGGAACGTCGAACATCTCCTGCCCTTCTCCGACGAGCGCCTGCTGCGAGCCGTCGCGGCCGCACCCACCCCGGTGGTCTCGGCGATCGGTCACGAACAGGATCGCCCGCTGCTGGACGAGGTCGCGGACTTCCGCGCCTCCACCCCCACCGATGCCGGCAAGCGCATCGTGCCGGATCTGGCCGAGGAGACGCGTGGCCTCACCCAGGCTCGAGGCCGGATCCGCCAGGCCGTCGAGGCGCGCCTGCGGGCAGAGTCAGAACGGCTCGCCGCGCTGCGCTCACGGCCGGCCATGGCTGACCCCCAGGTCCTTCTGGATCGCCATCGCGAGCAGATCTCGGCAGCACAGGTCTCGGCGCGGCGGTGCATGGCCTGGGCGTTGCAGCGCGCTGATGGTGAGCTGGAGGGGCACCGCGGCCGACTGCGAGCGCTCTCACCGGCCGCCACGCTCGAACGGGGTTACGCGGTCCTGCGCACCCATGAGGGCACCGTAGTGCGCTCCCCGGGCGATGTGGAGCCGGGCGACCAGCTCGAAGCTCTGCTCGCCCACGGCAGGATCGCCGTGGAGGTCGGGATGCACGAGGACGACGAATGGCTCGAGGAGCAGGCGCCATGAGCGTGCGAGACCACCGGCGGTCAACGATGATCAGGCTCACCGCGCACCTGGGTGCGCCCGTGCACGATGGGAGGATGTGAGGCGTGAGCAATCCGCAGCACTCAGCAGAGGCCCCCGTGGGCCCACCCGTGGAGAACCTCTCCTACGAGCAGGCCCGGGACGAACTGGTCGAGGTCGTGCGCAGACTGGAGACCGGCCAAGCACCCCTGGAGCAGTCCTTGGCGCTGTGGGAGCGCGGCGAAGCGCTCGCCACGCGCTGCCAGCAGTGGCTCGACACCGCCCAAGCACGCCTGGAAGCCGCCCGTGCCTCCAGTGAGAGCGCCGCGCAGGGCGAGGGCGCAGGCTCAGACACAGGAGGCCGCGAGTGAGCGCCTGGGTAATCGGTGAGGCACTCATCGACATCGTCCAGCACGCCGGCGCCGAACCGGTCGAGCACCCGGGTGGCTCGCCCGCCAATGTGGCGCTGGGCCTGGCTCGCCTCGGGCGCGAGACCGAACTGGTCACGTGGATCGGAACAGACGCCCGGGGAGAAGCCATCCGGGAGCACCTCCGTGACTCAGGTGTGCGGCTCTCGGCGCGATCGACGGACGCCGCCCGCACCTCGACCGCCCTGGCGCGGATCGGCGGCGACGGCGCCGCCGACTACGTCTTCGACCTCGACTGGTCCCTGCCGGTCCAGCACCCGGGCTCTCCACCCCGGGTCGTCCACACCGGTTCGATCGCGTCGGTGCTGGAGCCCGGGGCAGGCGCCGTCGCGACCATGGTCGAGGCGCAGCGTGCGACGTCGACCATCACGTATGACCCCAATGCCCGCCCCCAGATCATGACCGATCACGCAGCCGCCCTTGCCGCCGTCGAGGCGCAGGTGGGGCGTTCGGATGTCGTGAAGGCGTCCGATGAGGACCTGGAGTGGCTCTACCCCGGCATTGATCCCCTGCGCAGTGCCGCCACCTGGCTCGAGAGCGGCCCGGCCATGGTCGTGGTCACCCGAGGGGCCCAGGGATCCTGGGCGCGCACCTCCGCCGGGGTCGAAGCCGCCGCTCCCCCGCGTCCGGTGCAGGTGGCCGACACCGTCGGCGCCGGCGACTCCCTGATGGGTGCCCTCATCGACGGACTCTGG contains:
- a CDS encoding 4-hydroxy-3-methylbut-2-enyl diphosphate reductase, with the protein product MSTQALGTQIPVRDSDGPVSLAGAGAFPAALQSVPAQDGKRILLAAPRGYCAGVDRAVDAVEKALELYGAPIYVRKEIVHNKLVVETLTERGAIFVNEADEVPEGARVVFSAHGVSPAVHAQAAARNLSAIDATCPLVTKVHKEAVRFAREDYDILLIGHDDHEEVEGTYGEAPDHIQVVNGPHEVDQVQVRDPERVIWLSQTTLSVDETMQTVRLLRERFPHLQDPPSDDICYATQNRQVAVKQMAPECDVVVVVGSANSSNSVRLVEVALEAGARASYRVDTAGEIDNSWFDDATTVGVTSGASVPELLVRNVVEHLQSLGYTGLDEVRTATEDIGFSLPKNLRSDLKAAGQDVDHGHRRRAAADAR
- a CDS encoding carbohydrate kinase family protein — encoded protein: MSAWVIGEALIDIVQHAGAEPVEHPGGSPANVALGLARLGRETELVTWIGTDARGEAIREHLRDSGVRLSARSTDAARTSTALARIGGDGAADYVFDLDWSLPVQHPGSPPRVVHTGSIASVLEPGAGAVATMVEAQRATSTITYDPNARPQIMTDHAAALAAVEAQVGRSDVVKASDEDLEWLYPGIDPLRSAATWLESGPAMVVVTRGAQGSWARTSAGVEAAAPPRPVQVADTVGAGDSLMGALIDGLWDAQLLGAEHRDALHAVDAPLLRRILDHAAAVAAITCSRPGADPPSRAELAEWNGS
- a CDS encoding class I SAM-dependent methyltransferase, whose amino-acid sequence is MGEQRMDEVSSQTRSRELAVAGYESVDGDAAVAATGRWWTETSAEYLVEHGDFLGAADFCWCPEGLRESEARLLGPAAELRGEEVLEVGAGAAQCSRWLAQQGATVLATDISPGMLERSAELDAATGISVPTVCADARDLPLDDASFDHAFTAFGAIPFVPDAATVHAEVARVLRPGGRWVFAVTHPIRWAFPDDPTSRGLTAIRAYFDRTPYVERDEAGEPLYAEFHRTLGDHVREVTGSGFVIEDLVEPEWPQGNVQVWGGWGPERGRILPGTAIFVCRKV
- a CDS encoding DUF885 domain-containing protein; amino-acid sequence: MTDRSTPRQLADAYVHELAALDPSVATGLGLNPADDRMPDFSPAGHEARNELARTVLQELDELEAASGEFDALEQRCATLLRDRLGVQLEAADAGEHLRPLRNIASPIHGARSIFLMMPAATAEDWGVIARRMAQFPQAYASLTEALEEGRRRGLLSAPLQVETVAGQIGEWIGSGEAGATSWFHDFVTRGAEIAPELREDLHAAADAAAAAVAGMQTYLRETYLPAAHGTPDAVGRERYLLGARRVMGSAIDPEEVYAWGWAEYQRLNAEMQQLAEKIRPGSTPVEVMRWLDENGRSVEGEQEVQRWLQDMMDGAIEELDGTHFDIAEPIKQVEAMIAPAGSAAAPYYTRPSVDFSRPGRTWLPTLGRTSFPVYDLVSTWYHEGVPGHHLQLAQWAYVAPQLSIYQTTLGSSSGATEGWALYAERLMDELGYLDDEERMGYLDAQMMRAVRVVIDIGMHLQFEIPDDSPLAPGQQWTPQLAGDFFKAHSGRPHDFIDSEIVRYLGWPGQAISYKLGERSWLAGREAARQAHAARGEELDLKSWHMAALSLGALGLDDLERELAQL
- a CDS encoding exodeoxyribonuclease VII small subunit — encoded protein: MSNPQHSAEAPVGPPVENLSYEQARDELVEVVRRLETGQAPLEQSLALWERGEALATRCQQWLDTAQARLEAARASSESAAQGEGAGSDTGGRE
- a CDS encoding DUF3151 domain-containing protein; protein product: MCPMRNLLEPDPTLLPAELDTPSRQALEAGADPREVAAAQPAASLPWAHLARQSLDAGDPVAAYAFARTGYHRGLDALRKSGWRGTGPVPASHLPNQGVLLAIHALGEAAGAIGEEPEQERCATLLNDCDPSAREVMGLA
- the xseA gene encoding exodeoxyribonuclease VII large subunit, yielding MSAQPPGQAPRTAPATTGAQLPTLARETTAENPWPVRELSPKIQGYIAKMDPVWVEGQVIQFKEVARIGLAFLTLRDVEAEMSLPVTVRTTYLRSAGLEPKPGDRVVLHAKPGFWPKSGSFQLDAREIRAVGIGELLARIEHLKGILRSEGLFDEQRKKPLPFVPQLVGLVTGQGGDAEHDVVNNARRRWPGVRFAIRHAAVQGAGAAAAVTAALQELDADPEVDVIVIARGGGNVEHLLPFSDERLLRAVAAAPTPVVSAIGHEQDRPLLDEVADFRASTPTDAGKRIVPDLAEETRGLTQARGRIRQAVEARLRAESERLAALRSRPAMADPQVLLDRHREQISAAQVSARRCMAWALQRADGELEGHRGRLRALSPAATLERGYAVLRTHEGTVVRSPGDVEPGDQLEALLAHGRIAVEVGMHEDDEWLEEQAP